The sequence ATGTAGGTCTCAGTCGACATAGGGTCCTAAATTCAGCACTCTGAATACAATGTTGCGTTCATACTGCCTCAAAATTTAGTACTCTTAAGTATAGCAATGCTAAATGTGGTGATTTCAGGGAATGCTTGGGGAGGAGCAAGAAATAGCTGTGAAGAGGCTTTCAAAGACTTCGACACAGGGCGCTGATGAATTCATGAATGAAGTGATGCTGATTGCTAAGCTTCAGCACCGAAACCTAGTTCGGCTTCTAGGTTGCTGCACTCAAGGAGAGGAAAGGATGCTAGTATATGAATACATGCCTAATAAAAGCTTGGACGCCTTCATCTTTggttagttaatcttctgttctcTTCCTTATCTTTGTTTCCCATTCTTGATTAGATTAAGAAAATCACAGCATAATCGATACCTTCTAATGCCTAGTTCAACAGTTCAAGAAAATAGTAAGTTCAATAAATTCTAACCTTTGCCCTGAATTAATAACCCACTTTGTTGATCAAATGGAAGAGTACTGGAAATCGAAAAGACATAGCTGGGCACACTCATCTGAAAATGAACCTTGAGGTTGTGTCACTCAAAGCACCACGCTCTAGGTTAAAATTAAAGTTCTTGGTTGTGACAATTAGAGAGTGGCTGGCCTTGTGGAGGTGGTTAACTTCATGGAGCTTAAGCATGTTACAATGATTCTTCTGAATGTACCACCATACTATAGTCAATCTTTGTAGACAAGTCAATACCAGGTTTTAACATTAACCGGTATATTTGTGTCATCGTTTCTTTAACTCTTGGGGTAAATGCATGTGTAAGCTTGCTTTATTTGCtacaattagaaaaaaaaaaatcaatctgaGGCAGACCGATATTCCGTTTCTTTATTATTTGTGCAAGTATGGCGAACATAAAGTAAACTTTGGGCAGATAAAGATAAAGGTGTGCTACTGGATTGGCAAACCCGCTTCAACATTATAGAAGGGATTGCTCAAGGTCTTCTCTACCTACACCGAGACTCGAGACTTAGAATTATACACAGGGATCTTAAAGCTAGTAACATTCTTCTTGATAAAGATATGAACCCTAAAATATCAGACTTCGGGTTGGCAAGAATATTTCGAGAGGATGAGACGGCACTAAATACTCGGAGAGTTGTGGGGACGTAGTAAGTATTATTTACCTTTCATTGTTGAGATATttattcttcaaaaaaaaaagtattcatCTTAATGATACATGCAGTGGATACATGTCTCCTGAGTATGCCATGGATGGTGTCTTCTCGGTGAAATCTGATGTATTCAGCTTTGGTGTCTTAGTACTTGAAATCATTAGCGGCAAGAAGAACAGAGGCATTTCCATATCCGAGTATGAAGGAAACCTTCTAGCACATGTAAGACTGGAAAAATAATAGTTAAATCTGTTCATATGTTCCCCTTGTTTTTCATTAAATCATGATGGTGATGTAATATTTCTTTCAGGCATGGAGTTTATGGATGCATGGTAATGGCTTCGAACTAGTAGATAAATCAATCAGCAACTCAATTTCCATGGTTGAAGCCTTGAACTCCATAAAGGTTGGCTTATTGTGTGTTCAAGAATGTCCAAAAGATAGGCCGACGATGTCTTCTGTGGTATTGATGTTGAGCAGCAAGAATGCATCCTTAACCGATCCTAAACATCCTGGTTTTTTTCCAACAAGAGCTTCCTCGACAACCGAGTCATCAAAAAGCAAGACAAACTCAGCAAGTATAAATGAATTATCGGTTACAATAGTTGAAGGTCGATGACTGTTAGATCGAGGTGGTAAAATTTTTTCATACTAGAGACAAGCTATGAAAAGTTCTTGTTCTTTCAGTGTCCATGCTTTCCTTTGAACTATCTCAAGTCCTAATCACAAGTTAGGAGTCCATTAGTGTAAATTAGTTATACTAGGTATTT is a genomic window of Phoenix dactylifera cultivar Barhee BC4 chromosome 4, palm_55x_up_171113_PBpolish2nd_filt_p, whole genome shotgun sequence containing:
- the LOC113462724 gene encoding G-type lectin S-receptor-like serine/threonine-protein kinase SRK isoform X2, translated to MSPEYAMDGVFSVKSDVFSFGVLVLEIISGKKNRGISISEYEGNLLAHAWSLWMHGNGFELVDKSISNSISMVEALNSIKVGLLCVQECPKDRPTMSSVVLMLSSKNASLTDPKHPGFFPTRASSTTESSKSKTNSASINELSVTIVEGR